A single Columba livia isolate bColLiv1 breed racing homer chromosome 22, bColLiv1.pat.W.v2, whole genome shotgun sequence DNA region contains:
- the MYBPH gene encoding myosin-binding protein H: MTGKTAPPAASKKAAAAPKKASAAPKKDSTAAKKETAPAPKEEPAAAPKEEPAPAPKEESAPAPKEESASAPKEEPASAPKEEPASAPAAEEPSAPEHPPAAEQPAAPAGESAPVPTTEATPAPQEGLPAPPAETPAPEPEKPKEEPPSSPLSLAVEEVSQNSVTLTWKTPEQTGQSGLDGYVVEICKDGSTDWKAVNEEPFLSTRYTVQNLSSGDKIHIRVKAISASGASVPATLDQPVVIREILQLPKIRLPRHLRQTYFRHVGDAMNMMIPFQGKPQPEVIWTKGGQPLDTSRINIRNTDKDTIFYIRQSQRSDSGKYELTVRINGAEDKATLDIQVIEPPGPPQNLKLVDVWGFNVALEWSPPADNGNSEIKGYVVQKSDKKSGQWFTVLEHCTRTSCTISDLIIGNTYSFRVFAENGCGLSETAAVASGVAHIQKTKTTYQAEKIPQRDMMEPPKFTQPLTDRTTTRGYSTHLFCSVRGFPQPKIIWMKNQMEIREDPKYIAMIDQGVCSLEIRKPSPFDGGVYTCKAVNPLGEASVDCKLDVKVPK, from the exons ATGACAGGCAAAACTGCACCTCCAGCGGCTTCAAAGAAAGCGGCGGCAGCTCCAAAGAAAGCATCAGCAGCCCCAAAGAAAGACTCGACGGCTGCTAAGAAAGAGACGGCACCAGCCCCAAAGGAAgaaccagcagcagccccaaaAGAAGAACCAGCACCAGCCCCAAAGGAAGAATCAGCACCAGCCCCAAAGGAAGAATCAGCATCAGCCCCAAAGGAAGAACCAGCATCAGCCCCAAAGGAAGAACCAGCATCAGCCCCAGCTGCTGAAGAGCCCTCAGCCCCTGAACATCCCCCTGCcgcagagcagcctgcagccccCGCAGGCGAATCTGCTCCTGTCCCCACCACAGAGGCAACTCCAGCCCCTCAAGAAGGTctcccagcccctccagctgAAACCCCAGCCCCTGAACCTGAGAAACCAAAAGAAG AGCCACCCAGCTCCCCCTTGTCCTTGGCTGTGGAAGAAGTGAGCCAGAACTCTGTTACGTTGACCTGGAAAACCCCGGAGCAGACAGGACAGTCGGGCCTGGATGGATACGTGGTGGAGATCTGCAAAGATGGAA GTACAGACTGGAAGGCTGTGAATGAGGAGCCTTTTCTTTCCACCCGCTACACGGTCCAGAACCTCAGCTCCGGTGACAAGATCCATATACGGGTCAAGGCCATCAGTGCCAGCGGGGCCAGCGTCCCAGCTACTTTGGACCAGCCAGTTGTCATCAGAGAGATCCTCC AGCTCCCGAAGATCCGCTTGCCCCGTCACCTGCGGCAGACTTATTTCAGGCATGTTGGGGATGCCATGAACATGATGATCCCTTTCCAG GGAAAGCCGCAGCCCGAGGTGATCTGGACCAAGGGTGGCCAGCCCCTGGACACCAGCCGCATCAACATCCGCAACACAGACAAGGACACCATCTTCTACATCCGCCAGTCGCAGCGCAGCGACTCGGGCAAGTATGAGCTCACTGTGCGGATAAACGGAGCAGAGGACAAGGCCACCCTGGACATCCAAGTGATTG AACCACCAGGCCCCCCCCAGAACCTGAAGCTGGTGGACGTATGGGGCTTTAATGTGGCCCTGGAGTGGAGCCCCCCGGCAGACAATGGGAACTCTGAGATCAAGGGCTACGTCGTGCAGAAGTCAGACAAGAAGAGTGGG caATGGTTCACGGTGCTGGAGCACTGCACCCGCACCAGCTGCACCATCTCTGACCTCATCATTGGCAACACCTACTCCTTCCGAGTGTTCGCGGAAAACGGCTGCGGGCTGAGTGAAACAGCAGCCGTCGCCTCTGGGGTGGCCCACATCCAGAAGACAA AAACTACTTACCAGGCAGAGAAGATCCCCCAAAGGGACATGATGGAGCCTCCAAAGTTCACCCAACCCCTGACAGACCGAACCACCACCCGGGGCTACAGCACACATCTCTTCTGCAGCGTCCGGGGCTTCCCCCAG CCCAAAATCATCTGGATGAAAAATCAGATGGAGATACGGGAAGACCCCAAATACATTGCGATGATTGACCAGGGTGTCTGCTCCCTGGAAATCCGCAAGCCCAGCCCTTTCGATGGGGGTGTCTACACCTGCAAAGCTGTGAACCCTTTGGGGGAAGCCTCAGTAGACTGCAAACTTGATGTGAAAG TGCCCAAGTGA